One segment of Colius striatus isolate bColStr4 chromosome 23, bColStr4.1.hap1, whole genome shotgun sequence DNA contains the following:
- the LOC104553348 gene encoding 5-hydroxytryptamine receptor 3A-like: MALASLGLLLALLPLTSMLQSQAGSHWGGQTLEPPEPTLRRLSQHLLAHYQKGTRPVQDWRTTTNVAIDLMVYAILSVDEKNQVLTTYIWYRQHWTDEFLRWDPASFDNLTQISLPVESIWVPDILINEFVDVGKSPHVPYVYVSHHGEVQNLKPIQVMTACSLDIYNFPFDVQNCSLTFTSWLHHIRDLNLSLWRQPELVKFDRSVFMNQGEWELLYVLSCFQEFSVKSSDSYAEMKFYVVIRRRPLFYTVSLLLPSIFLMVMDIIGFYLPPNSGERVSFKITLLLGYSVFLIIVSDTLPATAVGTPLIGIYFVVCMALLVISLTETILIVRLVHKQDLQPHVPEWVKHLLLERATVLLCIRDRKKFSPSRTQSSDISRHVENNDSTAKLNPYGCEAPRECEGAVGARPVAALAGQAQGSLLMHDVLREISAIRRFLEKREEFRDVAREWLQVGYVLDVLLFRAYLAAVLAYSITLGTLWSLWRDA; the protein is encoded by the exons ATGGCACTGGCCTCTCTTGGGCtgctcctggccctgctgcctctcACCTCCATGCTGCAGAGCCAAG CAGGTAGCCATTGGGGGGGCCAGACCCTGGAGCCTCCCGAGCCCACGCTGCGCCGGCTGTCCCAACACCTGCTAGCCCATTACCAGAAGGGCACCCGGCCCGTGCAGGACTGGCGAACGACCACCAACGTGGCCATTGACCTCATGGTCTATGCCATCCTCAGCGTG GATGAAAAGAACCAGGTGCTGACCACCTACATCTGGTACAGGCAG CACTGGACAGACGAGTTCCTCAGGTGGGACCCGGCAAGCTTTGACAACCTGACACAGATCTCCCTCCCCGTGGAGAGCATCTGGGTGCCTGACATCCTCATCAACGAGTT TGTGGATGTTGGAAAGTCCCCTCACGTCCCCTACGTCTATGTCAGCCACCACGGGGAAGTGCAGAACCTCAAACCCATCCAGGTGATGACCGCCTGCAGCCTGGACATCTACAACTTCCCCTTCGACGTCCAGAACTGCTCACTGACCTTCACCAGCTGGCTGCACCACA TCCGCGACCTCAACCTCTCGCTGTGGCGGCAGCCGGAGCTGGTCAAGTTCGACCGGAGTGTCTTCATGAACCAGGGCGAATGGGAGCTGCTCTACGTCCTCAGCTGCTTCCAGGAGTTCAGCGTCAAGAGCAGCGACAGCTATGCTGAGATGAAATTCTAC GTAGTCATCCGGAGACGTCCCCTCTTCTACACCGTcagcctgctgctccccagcatcTTCCTGATGGTTATGGACATCATAGGCTTCTACCTGCCTCCCAACAGTGGCGAGAGGGTCTCTTTCAAGATCACCCTCCTGCTAGGCTACTCAGTTTTCCTCATCATCGTATCCGACACGCTGCCGGCTACTGCCGTTGGCACCCCACTGATAG GCATCTACTTTGTGGTGTGCATGGCACTGCTTGTCATCAGCCTGACAGAGACCATCCTGATTGTGCGCCTGGTGCACAAGCAAGACCTGCAGCCCCACGTCCCTGAGTGGGTGAAGCACCTGCTGCTGGAACGAGCCACCGTCCTGCTCTGCATCCGGGACAGGAAGAAATTCAGCCCGAGCAGGACACAGAGCTCTGACATCTCCAGGCATGTGGAGAACAACGACAGCACAG CCAAGCTGAACCCCTACGGCTGTGAAGCCCCCAGGGAGTGCGAGGGGGCAGTGGGCGCGAGGCCCGTGGCGGCCTTGGCCGGGCAGGCACAAGGCTCCTTGCTGATGCACGACGTCCTGCGCGAGATCTCTGCCATCCGCCGCTTCCTGGAGAAACGTGAGGAGTTTCGTGATGTGGCCCGTGAGTGGCTGCAAGTGGGCTACGTGTTGGATGTCCTGCTCTTCCGGGCGTACCTGGCGGCCGTCCTGGCCTACAGCATCACGCTGGGCACGCTCTGGTCCTTGTGGCGGGATGCCTGA